The Proteiniphilum propionicum genome contains the following window.
TAATGGTATCCTAACTGGAAAATGCTTGCTTCGACATTGTTCCTGATATTTTTTTCATCTATCGGGATATCGTCCAATTTCTTCCTCAGAGCGGCAGCCCTGAGGTTATCCTCATCGAAGTAGCGGTATTTTCCTTCTTCAGTCTTGATCCTCCATTTCCTCTGTGTTTTGTCTTTGCGGAGTTTTACCCGTTGTGCCTGTATTGTTGTTCCTGTTTTGTTGTCGGTTACTATTAAATTGATTTCATTCTGTTCGTCCAAACGGATGTCATATCTCGGTGCGGGGCCTTGCATGCCTGTGAGTATCAGCTCGATGCCATTTTTATCGCTTTGGCAATACTCCTGATTATCAGCACTGTGGTAAGCCCCGTCGGCATATACTTTCTCTATTTTGTCGGATATTATTTCCTGTGTCCGATCCAGGGCTTGTTCAAGGAAGCCGTTGTCCGGAGCCGATGCCACCGTTACCTCGGTATCGGTTATCAGGTTCAATGCCGTATCTTTGTCATCTCCCGGTTGGTCGCATGTCTCGGTGACGTTCACCGAATACCCTTTGACCTTGTTGCCGTCTTTGTCACGGTAATGGCAGTCGGTGTCATGGGGTGACTGTATGGATTTGGCGCTGACTTTCTCCTTTTCCAGAGGAACGACAGTTTTGTCCCTGCCAACCGAGTATTGTTGTTCGAAAACCGCTTTAAGGGTCTGGTAATGACCATAGTCATGCTTCTTGAAGAGCCCTATAAAACGGTACATCAGTTTGCCCAGTTCAACGAACCTGGCATCAACCTCGGCCTTTGTACTGCGGTACACCACCTTGTTGCCCGTTTCACCCTGTATGCTTTCGATAAGGGAAAACATCTCTTTGGACAGGCTCTTATTGAAGATATGTTCCTCCCTTTCATTGATAAACAGACGCAGGGTTTCATGAATCAACTCGTAACGGGAGTACCAGGCGATATTGCTGCCGACCAGTTTACTGTCCATGCGCACCTGCTTGCCGCTCACCTCAAACTCCAATAGCTGGTCACGGGTGATTTGCCCCTGGCACTTTTTTGAACAGGTCTTCGCCGTGTTCCCTTGCATAGTCAACCAGATTGCGACGGAAAAGGTAGTAAGTGGATGAAACAGGCTCAGCGTCCTCTAACGACATCAGACCCAGAGCACTGCGAACAAGTAAATTGTATGCGCAGTTCTCAAACAATTGTGCGTCGCTCCATCCCTGGCCTTCCTTGAGGATCATCATACCGACCAAAATACGGATAGAGGCATTAGGAGCCCCCGTTCCATTAGAATAAAGTGGTCTGAAAATAGACTCATCCACACGCATTACAACATGGTTTCGGAACCGGTTATGCCAGGAGTCATTTTTTAGGTATTCTTTCTTCTTAGAGTCTCTGAAGTACTCCGTCGGTGATGAAAAAATGCCCAATTGAGGGTTTTCGTCCGATTTTTTGAACATATTATACAGTTTTAAGCCCTACTAAGGTAGTGAATAATAGCTATATACGCAAATATTTCAAAGAACTTTTCAGGTGAAATTTACCTGATTTATAAAATTTATTGTACAAAAAATTTTAAACTAAATTATCACTCCGACTTTTCGGAGCGGACTCAATACTGATTCGCATAAATCACAAATTCTATTTACATTCATATGTTCTTTACATAAAAGAGTACCATTATTTTTCATTTTAATTGAACAATACTTCGGTATTTTTTTAAAAATAGTTCTTATATTTCGCTGGATATCAATAGATTATGGTGCTTTTTGGGGATCTGGCATAAATTGTTGACTGTCAGCATTATAAATGAAATTTTAACGAAGCATTAATTGAAACTATATGAAGTCTTTATTTATATCTATTCCGTTAACACTATTCCTTTTACATCTGACAGCCCAGGAAACAAAATATCCGGGGCAGGCTCCGATGAAACCCGCCATGACAGAGTACATGTGACCTCAACCTCAGGTAGTAACTCCGGCAGGTCATCTGAAAGAACAATTACGGCTCCTTCCGACGCTATAATTCTCTTTGATGGAAAAGATCTCTCACTATGGTCGGGTCCAAAAGGAAAGCCGGCAGAATGGACAGTACATGACGGGGTGTTCACTGTGAAAAAAGGGACGGGAGACATCCAGACCAAGAGTTTGTTCAACGATTTCCAGTTGCATCTTGAATGGCGCGTCCCGGAAGGAATTACAGGAAGGAATCAGGCGAGAGGAAACAACAAAAAGAAGGCACCTACAAGACACCGCCACGCGTTACATTTTTATAAAACGGCATATTGCTGCAGAATAACACCGTTATCCTGGGAATCAAAGAGTAAATTGGGTACTAAGCTCGCTAAGTTCAATTTGGAAGTGCAACTTTCGTGGGTTATTAGGAGAATTAAATGTAAATTTGTGACTTTAATGTTAAACAACAAAGGACAAACAATGGACAAATCCGCCAATTTCAAAAAACTTCTCCCCGATCTGATTGCGATTGTGGTATTCACCCTTATCTCATTCATCTATTTCGCTCCTGCGGTAATGGATGGGCGTGTAATCGCTCAGCACGATTCACTGGCAGCAATAGGACAGGGTCGTGAGCAACGCAACTACATGGAGCAACATAACGGTGAACGTTCCCGGTGGAACATCTCAATGTTCAGTGGTATGCCATCCTACCAGATGAGTCCGACCTATGATTCTTCCAAACCGCTGGATGCATCCAGGAAGGCATATTCTCTTTTCCTGCCAAACTATGTCTATCTGGTATTCATCATGCTGTTAGGATTTTATATTCTGATGCGAGCTTTCAGGGCATCACCACTTGTTAGCGCCTTTGGTGCTGTAATTTGGGCTTTTTCATCTTATTTCTTCATCCTTATTGCGGCTGGACATATATGGAAATTCATCACTCTGGCCTATATCCCGCCCACAATGGCCGGTATAATATATGCCTATAGAAAAAAATACCTGTTGGGGGGACTGCTTTTCATGATCTTCGTCGCGTTTCAGATATCATCGAACCATCTGCAGATGACCTACTACTTTCTGTTCGTGATGCTTTTTACAGTGTTAGCGTTCATGGTAGAAGCAGTGCAGAAGAAGCAACTGCCTGATTTTTTTAAATCGACATCGGTTTTGATTTTTGCCGGTATTATCGGCCTGGCTGCCAACACGAGCAACCTTTACCACACCTATGAATACTCCAAGGAGACCATGCGCGGAAAGTCTGAACTGACCACACATCACGGGATAGAGAACAAAACCGGCAACGGGCTAGAGCGCGACTATATAACTGCATGGAGCTACGGTATTGGCGAAACATGGACACTTCTTGTCCCCAACACCAAAGGAGGGGCATCCATTCCGTTGTCTGAAAACAATAAAGCGATGAGCAAAGCACGTCCAGAATACTATCAGCTTTACGGGCAGATAGGGCAATATTGGGGAGAACAGCCTGGGACATCGGGCCCGGTGTATGTAGGTGCATTTGTTCTGACACTGTTTATCCTGGGTCTTTTTATCGTGAAAGGTCCTGTCAAGTGGGCACTTCTGGCGGGAGCAATCTTCTCAATTATGCTTTCATGGGGGAAAAATTTCATGCCCTTGACCGATTTTTTTATCGATCACATCCCTATGTACAATAAATTCCGTGCTGTTTCATCAATCCTTGTAGTAGCAGAATTCTGCATACCTCTTCTGGCTGCGATTGCCTTGAAAGAAATGATACAAAAGCCGGAAAGAGTGAAAAACAATCTGAAATACCTCTATACCAGTATAGGCCTTACTGGAGGCATTGCATTACTTTTTGCCCTTGCACCCAAGTTGTTCTTCTCTTCATTTATTCCTGTTTCCGAAGCGGAAGCGTTACGGCAGGCTCTTCCTCCTGAACATATGCAGGCAGTGTTCAGCAACCTGACAGATATGCGAGTCTCGCTGTTCACCGCCGATGCGTGGCGCAGCTTTTTTATTGTCGCCATAGGAAGTATACTGGTGTGGCTATTTTTAAGTAATAAGATAAAGGCAGAATGGATGGCAGCAGGAATTCTACTGCTTTGCCTCACAGATATGTGGGACGTGAACAAGCGTTACCTGAACGACGGTGTCTTTGTTCCTGAAACAAACCAACAGCAGCTCTTTACAAAAACAGCAACAGACGAGTACATACTGCAGGACACAACCAAATATTACCGGGTATTAAATATGGCAACCAGCACCTTTAATGATGGCATTACACCCTACTGGCACAAGGTGATAGGAGGATATCATGCAGCAAAACTGCGCCGCTACCAGGATCTAATAGACGTACATCTTACCGGCGAGATGGCTGCCTTGCAACATGACATCATCAACACACAAGGTATAATGGACTCTGCAAATGCTGACGGATTCAAGGTGCTTAACATGCTTAATGCCAAATGGATCATCATGCCTGCACAGGGGGGAGGCACTATTCCGGTAGAAAATCCTTATGTCAT
Protein-coding sequences here:
- a CDS encoding transposase; translated protein: MFKKSDENPQLGIFSSPTEYFRDSKKKEYLKNDSWHNRFRNHVVMRVDESIFRPLYSNGTGAPNASIRILVGMMILKEGQGWSDAQLFENCAYNLLVRSALGLMSLEDAEPVSSTYYLFRRNLVDYAREHGEDLFKKVPGANHP
- a CDS encoding family 16 glycoside hydrolase; the protein is MKLYEVFIYIYSVNTIPFTSDSPGNKISGAGSDETRHDRVHVTSTSGSNSGRSSERTITAPSDAIILFDGKDLSLWSGPKGKPAEWTVHDGVFTVKKGTGDIQTKSLFNDFQLHLEWRVPEGITGRNQARGNNKKKAPTRHRHALHFYKTAYCCRITPLSWESKSKLGTKLAKFNLEVQLSWVIRRIKCKFVTLMLNNKGQTMDKSANFKKLLPDLIAIVVFTLISFIYFAPAVMDGRVIAQHDSLAAIGQGREQRNYMEQHNGERSRWNISMFSGMPSYQMSPTYDSSKPLDASRKAYSLFLPNYVYLVFIMLLGFYILMRAFRASPLVSAFGAVIWAFSSYFFILIAAGHIWKFITLAYIPPTMAGIIYAYRKKYLLGGLLFMIFVAFQISSNHLQMTYYFLFVMLFTVLAFMVEAVQKKQLPDFFKSTSVLIFAGIIGLAANTSNLYHTYEYSKETMRGKSELTTHHGIENKTGNGLERDYITAWSYGIGETWTLLVPNTKGGASIPLSENNKAMSKARPEYYQLYGQIGQYWGEQPGTSGPVYVGAFVLTLFILGLFIVKGPVKWALLAGAIFSIMLSWGKNFMPLTDFFIDHIPMYNKFRAVSSILVVAEFCIPLLAAIALKEMIQKPERVKNNLKYLYTSIGLTGGIALLFALAPKLFFSSFIPVSEAEALRQALPPEHMQAVFSNLTDMRVSLFTADAWRSFFIVAIGSILVWLFLSNKIKAEWMAAGILLLCLTDMWDVNKRYLNDGVFVPETNQQQLFTKTATDEYILQDTTKYYRVLNMATSTFNDGITPYWHKVIGGYHAAKLRRYQDLIDVHLTGEMAALQHDIINTQGIMDSANADGFKVLNMLNAKWIIMPAQGGGTIPVENPYVMGNAWFVDDIRFVENADEEIDALNVIDLRKEAVADKKYSHVLAGFKPAPADSSSTIYLTNYDSDFVTYAVDAKKDELALFSEIYYPKGWNITIDGEPAEMLRANYTLRALPIPEGRHTVEFRFNPKSIKVTDTIAYIAMSVMLLTAAGLIFKVLKKRKTAI